A stretch of Elgaria multicarinata webbii isolate HBS135686 ecotype San Diego chromosome 5, rElgMul1.1.pri, whole genome shotgun sequence DNA encodes these proteins:
- the RFXAP gene encoding regulatory factor X-associated protein — protein sequence MQPCGGDGEAVGAMLQPQVVQPAQAASEAPSAQGGLMLFYELGPAGEAEGDGDVGESAGSPGGGLEDLDDEDESGAQSGGGSGGGGCKSCTYQGCSETTTQVAKQRKPWMCKRHRNKMYKDKYKRKKSDQALGGGSGSGSSGNNSAGGAGGGGGSGSAAAGSGAAPSGAPGVPGGSGRVEDCTESSVSVSKQRTGNIGDRPAKPTLLEQVLNQKRLSLLRSPEVVHFLQKRQQLLSQQALEQKQQQFSGAPV from the exons ATGCAGCCCTGCGGCGGGGACGGGGAGGCGGTGGGCGCCATGCTGCAGCCTCAGGTGGTCCAGCCCGCGCAGGCGGCCTCGGAGGCGCCCTCGGCTCAGGGCGGCCTCATGCTCTTCTACGAGCTAGGCCCCGCGGGCGAGGCGGAAGGCGACGGCGACGTCGGCGAGAGCGCGGGCAGCCCCGGCGGCGGCCTGGAAGACCTGGACGACGAGGACGAGAGCGGCGCCCAGTCCGGAGgtgggagcggcggcggcgggtgcAAGAGCTGCACGTACCAGGGCTGCAGCGAGACCACCACGCAAGTGGCGAAGCAGCGCAAGCCTTGGATGTGCAAGCGGCACCGGAACAAGATGTACAAGGATAAGTACAAGCGCAAGAAGAGCGATCAGGCcctgggaggcggcagcggcagcggcagcagcggcaacaACAGCGCCGGAGGAGCGGGCGGAGGAGGGGGCTCCGGTTCTGCCGCAGCTGGCTCCGGCGCCGCGCCGTCTGGAGCTCCCGGCGTCCCGGGAGGCAGCGGACGCGTTGAG gattgcactgaaagttCCGTTTCTGTATCAAAACAAAGAACAGGGAACATTGGAGATCGGCCAGCAAAACCTACACTTTTGGAACAAGTGTTAAATCAGAAAAGACTG TCACTTCTGAGAAGTCCTGAAGTTGTACACTTCCTTCAAAAACGACAGCAACTGCTAAGTCAACAGGCTTTGgagcaaaaacagcagcagttttcAGGAGCACCTGTGTAA